The following proteins are co-located in the Leptolyngbya sp. SIO1E4 genome:
- a CDS encoding phenylalanine--tRNA ligase subunit beta — MRISLNWLKDLVPVTLSPEALADALTMAGFEVEDIEDRSTWADGVVVGHVVDRQPHPNADKLSVCTVDIGEPTPSTIVCGAANVRSGIYVPVATVGTYLPIPDRKIKARELRGVPSSGMICSLAELGLAKESEGIHVLEGPDVTVGADARPLLGLDDVVLDVTSTANRADALSMVGIAREVAAITGVTLTLPTAAPPPPQQTAASVTASLEDPKACPIYIATALAGVNIAPSPPWLQQRLQAAGTRPINNIVDITNYVLLEWGQPLHAFDGDRLATTAGSAEYVLGVRYSKADETLTTLDSQERGLKPETLVITANDQPVALAGVMGGEDTEVFADTTAVTLEAAYFDAAVIRRSARSQGLRTEASARYERGVNPAELDIACSRALQLMQTLAGAQVVSQVTARTPIGEITPTRTLPLRVQRVRDVLGAVVNLDPDQPSPLPADKIQAVLETLGCTVETDSEEEGQWQVTVPPYRYRDLEREIDLIEEIARIYGYNHFANTLPQAAAGGFLSPEATLAQKMRQVFRAAGLTELIHYSLTKPDSDNQVVLANPLFTEYSALRTDLIDGLIEAFKFNLEQGNGPLNGFESGRIFWLEAEKPQEAEVVAGILGGDARQGQWVNIGRPVPLSWFEAKGILESVFQRLGLSVDYRPDDEDPRFHPGRTASLWVRGRLRLGTFGQLHPQLRQEKDLPDEVYVFQLNWSALVTCLATSKQKAVKFSPYSTFPASDRDLAFYAPISVSVADLKKVMAKTGGKLLESVTLFDEYRGESVPQGQHSLAFRLVYRALDRTLTDEDIDPVHQKVRAALEKQFQVSLRS; from the coding sequence ATGCGCATTTCTCTAAACTGGTTGAAAGATTTAGTCCCCGTTACTCTCTCTCCAGAGGCTCTTGCCGATGCGTTAACCATGGCGGGGTTTGAAGTTGAAGATATCGAAGACCGCAGCACCTGGGCAGATGGAGTCGTGGTAGGGCATGTGGTAGATCGGCAGCCCCACCCCAATGCCGACAAGCTGAGCGTCTGCACGGTTGATATTGGGGAACCAACCCCTTCCACGATCGTTTGCGGAGCTGCGAATGTGCGATCGGGCATTTATGTTCCTGTCGCCACTGTTGGGACGTACCTGCCCATTCCTGACCGCAAAATTAAAGCGCGTGAGCTGCGAGGCGTGCCTTCTTCCGGCATGATTTGTTCTCTCGCAGAACTGGGGTTGGCGAAGGAGTCGGAAGGCATTCACGTTTTAGAGGGGCCAGACGTGACCGTTGGTGCCGATGCGCGCCCGCTGTTGGGCCTCGACGATGTTGTGTTGGACGTCACGTCTACGGCAAACCGGGCCGATGCTTTGAGCATGGTAGGGATTGCCCGTGAAGTGGCTGCGATTACTGGGGTTACCCTTACCTTGCCAACAGCCGCGCCGCCTCCCCCTCAACAAACAGCCGCGAGCGTTACGGCTTCGTTGGAGGATCCTAAGGCCTGCCCGATTTATATCGCAACGGCGTTAGCAGGGGTGAACATTGCACCCTCCCCCCCTTGGCTGCAGCAGCGTTTACAGGCTGCAGGCACCCGCCCCATCAACAACATTGTGGATATCACCAACTATGTGCTGCTGGAGTGGGGGCAGCCGCTCCACGCCTTTGATGGCGATCGCCTGGCGACGACTGCAGGCAGCGCTGAATATGTTTTGGGGGTGCGCTACAGCAAAGCAGATGAAACGCTAACGACTTTAGACAGCCAGGAGCGGGGGCTGAAACCTGAAACCTTGGTGATTACGGCGAACGATCAGCCCGTGGCTTTAGCGGGGGTCATGGGAGGGGAAGACACAGAGGTTTTTGCCGACACCACGGCTGTTACCTTAGAGGCCGCTTACTTTGACGCCGCTGTGATTCGGCGATCGGCCCGTAGTCAAGGGCTGCGAACTGAGGCATCCGCCCGGTATGAACGGGGGGTTAACCCCGCCGAACTAGACATTGCGTGCAGTCGTGCCCTGCAGCTGATGCAGACCCTGGCGGGTGCACAGGTTGTTTCCCAAGTTACGGCGCGTACTCCAATTGGGGAAATTACCCCAACCCGAACTTTGCCCTTGCGTGTCCAACGTGTGCGAGACGTGTTAGGTGCCGTTGTCAATCTTGATCCGGATCAGCCTAGCCCCCTGCCTGCAGATAAAATTCAAGCCGTCTTAGAGACGCTGGGCTGCACGGTGGAAACAGACTCGGAAGAAGAGGGGCAGTGGCAGGTTACGGTTCCCCCTTATCGCTATCGTGACTTAGAGCGGGAAATTGACCTCATTGAAGAGATTGCTCGAATCTACGGTTATAACCACTTTGCCAATACCCTACCCCAGGCAGCCGCTGGAGGTTTCCTGTCTCCAGAGGCGACTTTGGCCCAAAAGATGCGTCAGGTCTTCCGAGCAGCAGGGTTAACAGAGCTTATCCACTATTCTTTGACAAAGCCAGATTCAGACAACCAAGTGGTGCTGGCAAACCCTCTTTTCACCGAATATTCTGCACTCCGCACTGATTTGATTGACGGCCTGATCGAAGCTTTTAAGTTCAACTTAGAGCAGGGCAATGGCCCCCTCAATGGGTTTGAGAGTGGACGGATTTTTTGGTTGGAAGCGGAGAAACCTCAAGAAGCAGAAGTGGTGGCTGGAATTTTAGGGGGCGATGCCCGTCAGGGGCAATGGGTAAATATTGGCCGCCCCGTGCCCCTATCCTGGTTTGAGGCTAAAGGAATTCTAGAGTCTGTCTTTCAGCGGTTGGGGCTCAGCGTAGATTACCGACCAGATGACGAAGACCCCCGCTTTCATCCGGGCAGAACCGCATCACTTTGGGTTCGGGGACGGCTGCGGCTGGGCACTTTTGGCCAGCTACACCCACAGCTGCGCCAAGAAAAGGACTTACCCGATGAGGTGTATGTTTTCCAGTTGAATTGGTCGGCCCTGGTGACATGCCTGGCAACGAGCAAGCAAAAGGCTGTTAAGTTCAGTCCCTATTCCACTTTCCCTGCTTCCGATCGCGATTTGGCCTTTTATGCCCCCATCTCAGTGTCTGTGGCTGACCTTAAAAAGGTAATGGCTAAGACAGGGGGTAAACTCCTGGAATCGGTCACCTTGTTTGATGAATATCGAGGCGAGTCTGTGCCTCAAGGACAGCACAGTTTGGCCTTCAGACTGGTCTATCGCGCCCTTGATCGCACCCTGACCGATGAGGATATTGACCCCGTCCACCAAAAGGTCCGAGCTGCCCTAGAGAAACAGTTTCAGGTCTCCCTCAGGAGTTAG
- a CDS encoding GAF domain-containing protein yields MLSDEPNRPPQPPLPDEQNGVLGKRGLHTVVQRLGRTLERDRLVQETLTELRQQLKVDRLVLYYFYQQWRGQVTCEALAEPSLSILGSTGADDCFNDNYATRYLEGRVRAIANIAESELHPCHREFLESLHVKANLVVPVRVHQRLWGLLIAHHCRCPRNWSEAEIAQLQAAAQQLATASAIQNS; encoded by the coding sequence ATGCTGTCTGACGAGCCTAACCGACCGCCCCAGCCCCCTTTGCCTGATGAGCAAAACGGTGTTTTAGGGAAACGAGGGCTGCACACTGTCGTACAGCGGTTGGGGAGAACCCTAGAGCGCGATCGCCTTGTTCAAGAAACGTTGACGGAACTGCGGCAGCAGTTGAAGGTTGATCGCTTGGTGCTGTACTACTTTTACCAGCAGTGGCGAGGGCAAGTCACGTGTGAAGCTCTGGCTGAGCCGAGTCTGTCGATTTTAGGGTCGACAGGGGCCGATGACTGCTTTAACGACAATTATGCGACACGCTATCTGGAAGGACGGGTTCGGGCGATCGCCAATATCGCAGAGTCCGAGTTACATCCTTGCCACCGGGAGTTTTTAGAGAGCCTCCATGTGAAGGCGAATTTGGTGGTGCCGGTTCGAGTCCATCAGCGGCTCTGGGGGTTACTGATTGCTCACCACTGCCGCTGCCCCCGCAATTGGTCTGAAGCAGAGATTGCCCAGCTACAGGCCGCAGCTCAACAGCTAGCGACTGCCTCTGCAATTCAAAATAGCTAA
- a CDS encoding nucleoside deaminase — MSRALALAAEAGKAGEVPVAAIVVDADNQLIAAASNYRERHHDPTAHAEILALRQAGQTLGRWHLTDCTLYVTLEPCPMCAGAILLSRISLLVYGADDLKTGAIRSVLNLPDSAASNHRLPVLSGLLEPLCREQLQQWFGQRRT; from the coding sequence ATGAGCCGCGCCCTAGCCTTAGCCGCAGAGGCTGGTAAAGCGGGTGAAGTGCCGGTGGCTGCGATCGTCGTAGATGCAGATAACCAACTCATCGCAGCCGCGAGTAATTACCGTGAACGGCACCACGACCCTACCGCCCATGCAGAAATCCTGGCTTTACGCCAAGCTGGGCAGACCCTAGGGCGCTGGCATTTAACAGACTGTACCCTTTATGTCACCTTAGAACCTTGCCCAATGTGCGCTGGGGCAATTCTTCTGAGTCGTATTAGTCTGTTAGTTTATGGAGCTGATGATCTAAAAACCGGGGCGATTCGATCAGTATTAAACCTTCCCGATAGTGCTGCTTCTAACCATCGTCTACCGGTTTTAAGTGGGCTATTAGAACCCTTGTGTCGTGAACAACTGCAGCAGTGGTTTGGGCAACGCAGAACCTAA
- a CDS encoding AraC family transcriptional regulator, with protein sequence MSHRFNQRTKFCLLPEFDNLELFRARSIHYHYARHAHPSYAIGIIEAGVGGNRYRGATYLAPPRSVVFMNPEEPHTGYSAEELPLTYRMLYPSMGLIHQITCEMKIRGVPFFKDAVVQNETLASSVLLLHTVLEESQNRLARQSLLTEVLSEILLHYADTQEASIPLQPEHQAVRLVKEYLHDNFRSNISLDQLAEITHLNGSYLIRVFRHAVGMPPYSYLTQIRIRKAKQLLTGGMSIAEVAIAVGMADQSHLSRHFKRIMGITPGYYREMSTSFKTD encoded by the coding sequence ATGAGTCATAGGTTTAATCAGCGCACAAAATTTTGCTTACTGCCCGAGTTTGACAACCTAGAGCTGTTCCGGGCACGGTCAATTCACTATCACTATGCGCGTCATGCTCATCCAAGCTATGCCATCGGGATTATTGAAGCGGGTGTGGGCGGCAACCGTTATCGAGGAGCCACCTATTTAGCCCCTCCCAGAAGCGTTGTTTTCATGAATCCAGAGGAACCCCACACAGGGTATTCTGCTGAAGAATTACCCCTGACCTATCGGATGCTGTATCCCAGCATGGGCTTAATTCATCAAATTACCTGTGAGATGAAAATAAGGGGCGTCCCATTTTTTAAGGATGCTGTTGTGCAAAATGAAACCCTGGCTAGCAGTGTTTTATTGCTACACACAGTGCTTGAAGAATCGCAGAATCGTCTGGCGCGACAATCGTTATTGACTGAAGTGTTATCAGAAATATTGCTGCACTATGCTGACACGCAAGAGGCCTCTATTCCGCTTCAGCCGGAACACCAGGCTGTTCGTTTAGTGAAGGAATATCTTCACGACAATTTCAGGTCAAATATCTCGTTAGATCAGCTAGCAGAAATCACCCATTTGAATGGTTCTTACCTCATTCGTGTGTTCCGCCATGCAGTTGGGATGCCCCCTTACAGCTACTTAACTCAAATTCGTATACGCAAGGCAAAACAGCTTTTAACAGGAGGGATGTCGATCGCTGAGGTTGCGATCGCCGTTGGCATGGCAGACCAAAGCCATCTGTCACGCCATTTCAAACGAATTATGGGCATTACGCCAGGCTACTATCGCGAAATGTCAACATCGTTCAAGACCGATTAG
- a CDS encoding DUF3291 domain-containing protein, protein MTQENLTAQHSQDYYLAQINIALMKAPLEAPIMAEFAAALNEVNAVADQSPGFVWRLQTPSGNATHVRAYPDPKILVNLSVWQGVEPLKAYVYKSLHGEFFVRRRQWFEKFPGEHFAMWWIPAGQWPSVETGKAKLEHLTRHGDSPECFTFARPYPPPHEVHSAQTF, encoded by the coding sequence ATGACCCAAGAAAACCTAACCGCACAGCACTCGCAGGATTATTATCTTGCCCAGATCAACATTGCGCTTATGAAAGCGCCTTTGGAAGCGCCTATTATGGCTGAGTTTGCGGCTGCGCTTAATGAGGTTAATGCCGTCGCCGATCAAAGCCCGGGGTTTGTTTGGCGACTACAAACGCCATCTGGCAACGCAACCCATGTTCGCGCCTATCCCGATCCCAAAATACTGGTCAATTTATCGGTTTGGCAGGGTGTAGAGCCGCTAAAAGCTTATGTTTATAAGAGTTTGCACGGTGAGTTTTTTGTTCGTCGTCGTCAATGGTTTGAGAAATTCCCCGGTGAGCATTTTGCAATGTGGTGGATTCCAGCTGGGCAATGGCCAAGCGTTGAGACGGGTAAAGCAAAACTGGAGCATCTTACACGCCACGGGGATTCACCAGAATGTTTTACCTTTGCAAGACCTTACCCACCCCCTCATGAGGTTCACAGTGCCCAAACATTTTGA
- a CDS encoding NAD(P)H-dependent glycerol-3-phosphate dehydrogenase, protein MTSTTPSPISIDAQQVQEASAELTILGAGAWGSALAQLVEKNDHTVCLWSRRSSMTMADAVKDSHVILSAVSMKGVPSTTEQLQALNIPPETILVTATKGLDPKTTRTPSQIFQTAFPDNPIVVLSGPNLSKEIEQGLPAATVAASTHPDAAEAVQYLFSSDIFRVYRSLDPLGAELGGTLKNVIAIAVGVCEGLNLGSNARSALITRAIPEVIRIGTHLGGQADTFFGLSGLGDMLATCTSALSRNYRVGYGLAQGKSLEQILEELGSTAEGVNTTNVLMEIANREAIPAPISREVYRLLNGKITPQEAVEALMERDLKPEACLLT, encoded by the coding sequence ATGACTTCAACTACGCCCTCTCCTATTTCAATAGATGCCCAACAAGTGCAAGAAGCGTCGGCAGAACTCACCATTTTGGGCGCTGGGGCTTGGGGTAGCGCGCTCGCCCAACTGGTAGAAAAGAATGATCACACGGTTTGCTTGTGGTCTCGCCGAAGCTCAATGACCATGGCTGATGCGGTTAAAGATTCCCACGTGATCCTGTCTGCGGTATCCATGAAAGGGGTGCCCTCGACAACGGAGCAGCTGCAAGCGCTCAACATCCCCCCCGAAACAATTTTAGTAACGGCGACTAAAGGGTTAGATCCTAAAACAACCCGCACACCCTCACAAATTTTCCAGACGGCATTTCCCGACAATCCCATTGTGGTGCTGTCTGGGCCCAATTTATCGAAGGAAATTGAACAAGGTCTTCCAGCTGCAACGGTGGCTGCCAGTACTCACCCTGATGCAGCAGAGGCCGTACAGTATCTGTTCTCCTCAGATATCTTTCGGGTGTATCGCAGTCTTGATCCGCTGGGGGCGGAACTGGGAGGCACCTTGAAAAATGTGATTGCCATTGCGGTGGGCGTTTGTGAAGGGTTGAATTTGGGCTCCAATGCGCGATCGGCCCTGATCACGCGGGCTATCCCTGAGGTGATTCGGATTGGGACTCATTTAGGGGGCCAGGCAGATACCTTTTTTGGCTTATCTGGCTTGGGCGATATGCTGGCGACTTGCACCAGCGCCCTGAGCCGTAACTACCGAGTCGGGTATGGCCTGGCCCAAGGCAAGTCTTTAGAGCAAATTCTAGAAGAGTTGGGAAGCACAGCAGAGGGCGTCAACACCACCAACGTGCTGATGGAAATTGCCAATCGTGAAGCGATTCCAGCCCCCATTTCGCGAGAGGTATATCGCCTATTGAACGGCAAAATTACCCCTCAAGAGGCGGTCGAGGCACTGATGGAGCGAGATCTCAAGCCTGAAGCCTGTCTCCTCACCTGA
- the glpD gene encoding glycerol-3-phosphate dehydrogenase, producing MRDLQAIQRRAYDLIVIGGGINGAATARDAALRGLSVLLLEKNDFAGGTTSWSSRLVHGGLRYLEYFEFHLVRESLREREILLRTAPHLVKPIQMTIPIYGSGARSYWEIQAGMILYDILSYDKTLPNHRMLSSAKVRQLFRAIDHEDAKGAAQYYDGQVEYAERLCLEILLDAQSAGADVLNYATVISLARTGDRITELTAHDHISQQAFTVTLPDHGVVVNTSGPWVDRVLGLGQREGAADPIGRDRKIGGTKGSHIIVDKFPGAPDTALYVEAKSDGRPYFILPWCGQCLIGTTDLKYTGDLDCIKASNDEIDYLITETNRVLPTARLTREHVRFTYSGVRPLPYSEGTKAGSITRAHILYDHTNEGVANIVSLIGGKLTTHRQVGEEMTDWAFKKLGKPATASPTRHRPLPGCIWPDDQRIRTASDRYQTCISADSLDYLFSVYGARAIDVLALTDEAPDLARPLMAGHPNIHAEVVFAVRHEMAHTLLDITRRRTILAMNANYGLDVLTAILETLQTHCGWDAEKCQQQVAAYTAYMEANCIPDYALPEASQARSLQAV from the coding sequence ATGAGAGATCTCCAGGCCATTCAGCGCCGTGCCTACGACCTGATTGTGATTGGTGGTGGTATCAATGGGGCGGCAACCGCCCGTGATGCTGCCCTGAGGGGACTATCGGTATTACTGCTGGAAAAAAACGACTTTGCTGGGGGCACCACAAGTTGGTCTTCTCGATTAGTGCATGGCGGTTTACGGTACCTCGAATATTTTGAATTTCATCTGGTACGAGAATCTTTGCGAGAGCGTGAAATCTTGCTCCGCACTGCCCCCCACCTGGTGAAGCCCATTCAAATGACGATTCCCATTTATGGCAGTGGGGCACGCAGCTATTGGGAAATTCAGGCGGGGATGATTCTCTACGACATCCTCAGCTACGATAAAACACTGCCGAACCATCGGATGCTGTCGTCGGCCAAGGTGCGTCAGCTGTTTCGTGCCATCGACCATGAAGACGCGAAGGGCGCAGCTCAATACTATGACGGTCAGGTGGAATATGCTGAACGTCTCTGTTTAGAGATTTTGCTGGATGCCCAGTCTGCTGGCGCAGATGTTTTGAACTACGCCACGGTGATTTCCTTAGCGCGAACGGGCGATCGCATCACCGAACTTACAGCCCACGATCACATTTCTCAGCAAGCGTTCACCGTCACCCTACCCGACCACGGCGTTGTGGTGAATACCTCCGGCCCTTGGGTTGATCGCGTGCTAGGGCTGGGCCAACGGGAAGGTGCGGCTGATCCCATTGGTCGAGATCGCAAAATCGGCGGCACTAAAGGCAGCCACATTATTGTTGATAAGTTCCCTGGGGCCCCTGACACCGCCCTTTATGTAGAAGCAAAGTCAGACGGTCGTCCTTACTTCATTTTGCCGTGGTGTGGGCAATGTCTGATTGGCACAACTGATCTGAAATACACCGGTGATTTAGATTGCATCAAGGCCAGCAACGATGAAATCGACTATCTCATCACCGAAACCAATCGGGTGCTGCCGACGGCGCGGCTGACCCGTGAGCATGTACGCTTCACCTATTCAGGCGTTCGCCCTTTACCCTATAGCGAGGGGACAAAGGCAGGCAGCATCACCCGTGCCCACATCCTTTATGACCACACGAACGAGGGCGTGGCCAATATAGTCTCGCTCATTGGAGGCAAGCTGACGACCCACCGCCAGGTAGGGGAAGAAATGACCGACTGGGCTTTCAAGAAGTTGGGCAAACCAGCAACAGCTTCCCCGACTCGACATCGCCCTCTCCCTGGCTGCATTTGGCCTGACGATCAGCGGATTAGGACAGCGTCTGATCGCTACCAAACCTGCATTAGCGCGGACAGTTTAGATTATCTATTCAGCGTTTATGGTGCCCGGGCGATCGACGTACTGGCGCTGACGGATGAGGCCCCGGACCTAGCCAGACCCCTGATGGCAGGCCACCCTAATATTCATGCTGAGGTGGTGTTTGCCGTTCGCCATGAAATGGCCCATACTCTGCTAGATATCACCCGTCGCCGCACGATTCTCGCCATGAATGCTAACTATGGCTTGGACGTTTTGACGGCCATCCTGGAAACACTGCAAACGCACTGTGGATGGGATGCCGAAAAATGTCAGCAGCAGGTGGCAGCTTACACAGCCTATATGGAAGCCAATTGCATCCCTGACTATGCGTTACCAGAGGCGAGTCAAGCGCGATCGCTGCAAGCTGTCTAA